DNA from Dietzia lutea:
CCGACTACTTCGCCGCCAAGCTCGATCGCTGGTTCGAGGACCAGTCACGGACTCCGCTCGATCGCGTGCGGGCGTTCATCGCCGATGCGCGGGAGGGGATGGCTCGTCATGACTTCCGGCGGGGTTGCCTTGTGGGCAACCTGGGACAGGAGATGGGCGTCCTGCCGTCATCGTTCCGCGACCGCCTCACCGCCGTGCTCCGGGATTGGGAGGAGCGGACCACACGCTGCCTGAGGGCAGCGCAAGAGGCCGGGGAGATCTCGGCAGACGCGGACTGTGCGCGGTTGGCCGAGTTCTTCTGGATCGGATGGGAGGGCGCCGTGTTGCGCGCCAAGCTCGAACACGATCCTGCCGCGTTGGACACGTTCGCCGGGCAATTCCTGGCGATGATCGAGCACGACAACCACCAGAGACAACGATGACTGCGACGTTCAGGGCGGTACTGATCGACAGTGGCGCCAGCGGACGCACTGTAGAGGTCGCCGAGGTTTCTCCGGAGCAACTGCCGGAGGGAGACGTGACAGTCCGGGTGGCGTGTTCGACCCTCAACTACAAGGATGCGCTCGCCATCACCGGGACAGGCCCGGTTGTCCGATCCTTTCCGATGGTGCCCGGTATCGACTTCGCCGGCACGGTCGTGGAGTCCACGAATCCAGGTTTTGCGCCCGGCGATCGCGTCGTGCCGAACGGATGGGGAGTGGGGGAGCGCCACTGGGGTGGGCTTGCCGAGTACGCCCGGGTCAAGGGTGAGTGGTTGATCCCGCTCGAGGAGGCCTTCACCTTCGAGCAGGCCATGATTATCGGAACGGCCGGCTACACCGCGATGCTGTGCGTGATGGCGCTAGAGCGGCACGGGGTCAGTGCCGACTCGGGCGAGGTGTTGGTCACCGGCGCCGCCGGCGGCGTGGGAAGCGTCGCCACCGCCTTGCTGGCCAAGCTCGGCTACCAGGTTGCCGCCGTCACGGGCCGGTCCACCGAATCCGACTACCTCACCAGCCTCGGCGCGACCCGGATCCTGCCCAGATCGGACTTCACCGAGCCCGGAAAGCCGCTGGTCAAGGAACAGTGGGCCGGCGCGGTCGATGTGGCCGGCGGCCAGGTGCTCGCCAACGTCTGCGCGGGCATGAAGTACCGGTCGGTGGTCGCCGCATGCGGGCTCGCCGCCGGGATGGGCTTCCCCGCCACCGTCGCCCCGTTCATCCTCCGCGCGGTCACACTGGCCGGCATCGACAGTGTGTTGTGCCCCGTGGACGACCGACGGGAGGCCTGGCGTCGGCTCGCTACCGACCTCGACCACTCCCTTCTCGACTCGATGACACAGAAGGTCACCCTCAACGACTGCATCCCCGTTGCCGACAGGATGCTCGACGGGGCAGTGCGCGGCCGCGTCATTGTCCCCATCCCCGATAACTGACCGAAGGACTCGACGATCATGACCGATACCGCTGCCCCGAGCCGCTTTCCCATCCCCGAACTCCACGACCTGCCCGACGATATCCGGGCCAAGATCCTCACCGTGCAGGAGAAGTCCGGCTTCATCCCCAACGTCTTCCTCATGCTGGCCCACCGCCCGGATGAGTTCCGCGCGTTCTTCGCCTACCACGATGCGCTCATGGACAAGCCGGGCAATCTGACCAAGGCCGAGCGAGAGATGATCGTGGTGGCCACCTCGGGCCCCAACCAATGCCAGTACTGCGTGATCGCTCACGGTGCGATCCTGCGGATCCGTGCAAAGGACCCGCTCATCTCCGATCAGGTCGCGACGAACTACCGCAAGGCCGACATCACCGACCGGCAGAAGGCCATGCTCGACTTCGCCCTCAAGGTCTCCAACGAGGCCTACGCGGTCACCGAAGCCGATTTCGCAACGCTGGCCACCCATGGACTGACCGAGGAGGACGCCTGGGACATCGCTTCCATCTCGGCATTCTTCGGCCTGTCCAATCGGATCGCCAACGTCACCAACCTGCGCCCGAACGTCGAGTTCTACACAATGGGCCGCGGCTAACCGTCGCCACACCACGTGCCCTGTCCGGACCCGGGGCACAAGTCGCCGCGCCCCCCCGTCCCGCGCGAGACCGGTCCAATGAGCTCGCAAGCGCCGACCCTGCCGTAAGAGAGTCTGCGCTCATAGGTCGCCATCGAGTACACAGGGCCGGGCGCGGAGTACGGGCCGGGCGCGGTGGCACGCGGCCTCGTCCGCGCGGTGGCGGCCGGCGGCGAGGGGGCAGTTGTCAGTCGCCGGTGGCGTGGTGAGGCGCAGTCCTGGGGCGTGTGAAGTATGCCTAGCTGAACCCTCGTCCGTCTTGGTGATTCCGGAGACCGTCGGCGCGTACTGCAACCACAGGCTCTTTCTATGGGATCAACCCGTGGCGGCGGGCCTGAACGACGGCGGCGTGTCTGGTCTTGACCGATAGCTTGGCCATGAGGTTGCGCATATAGGTCTTGACCGTGTCCGGGCTGAGACCAAGACGGCGAGCGGCCTCGGCATTGCTGTATCCGACGCTGGCGCACAACAGGACGTCGACCTCCCGGGACGTCAGCTGCACAGCGAGCCCGTCCGCCGGCCCCTCGACACTCTTCAGTAGGTGTTCAACGTCGTGAATCCGCTGCCGAAGGCCAGGATCGGAGATCTCCGCAGCGATATCGCGGAGTTGCAGGTAAGTCTCGGCGAGAGCCTCCGACTCCCGCAGGCTCCGCTGGCCGGGCAGTCTATCGATCTCGCTGCCGAGTGCGCGAAGCCTGAAGTCCGCCCCCTCGTGGACTTCCAGCTCGCGGCTGAGCCGGCTCGTAAAGCTCTCCAGCAGCGTCAAGGAGCGGTCTCCGAGATGCGTCGACGTGCGCAACGCTCCGTAGATCACCCCTCTCGCCCGCCCGTGAACGATGATCGGGGACACCGCCAGAGACTGGATACCCTCCCGGACAATCGCACTCAGGTAATGGTGGGTGATGCCCCGATTAGTGCGGTACCGATTGACTCGGACCGGTCGATTGGTCACGACAGCCAAGCCTCCCGCACCCAAGCCCGGCTCGATGGTCAACCCCTGAAGGACGGCGCTGCGGGTCCCAGCGAATTCCGACAGAAGTACTCCAGTGTCGCTCACTCCACCACTGAAGAGAACATCGAAAGCCCGTTCCTTCTGCAAGGTGCCCAATGTCGCCCGGACCTTACTCCGCAACTCAAGAGGGAGAGCGCTATTAGTCGCCATCTGCACACTCCTTCGCCGCACCGGCGACACTGCGACTCGCCGACTCAAGCGGAGTCTATGCCCACCCGGCGCGGATCGAGTAATTCCTATGATGCTGGTTAGGGACGTGAGAATCCAGCGTGTGACGATGTTCGGCTCGGGTTGCGTTAGCTGTTCCGCACTTAGCCGGAGCATGAGATCAGCTCGAGGATCCCGGGCGCCGGCGGCATGAGTGGGCCGTTCATAACGAACTCCACGCTCGCGCCCTCAGCGGTGAGCTCACCAACGATCTGCCTGAGTTCGACCAGGGATCGTGTGAGACGGCCCATCTCCGGTTGCCGTCGATCTGTGCGGGTCGTGCCCGACGGTCGCCGTGTTCTGCGAGG
Protein-coding regions in this window:
- a CDS encoding TetR/AcrR family transcriptional regulator, giving the protein MDRESAVTAPRRRGRPRKDQTLPDAPRARLLRQGVALLTEKGFSALGIEEVLAAAEVPKGSFYYYFDSKEAFGFALIEAYADYFAAKLDRWFEDQSRTPLDRVRAFIADAREGMARHDFRRGCLVGNLGQEMGVLPSSFRDRLTAVLRDWEERTTRCLRAAQEAGEISADADCARLAEFFWIGWEGAVLRAKLEHDPAALDTFAGQFLAMIEHDNHQRQR
- a CDS encoding MDR family oxidoreductase codes for the protein MTATFRAVLIDSGASGRTVEVAEVSPEQLPEGDVTVRVACSTLNYKDALAITGTGPVVRSFPMVPGIDFAGTVVESTNPGFAPGDRVVPNGWGVGERHWGGLAEYARVKGEWLIPLEEAFTFEQAMIIGTAGYTAMLCVMALERHGVSADSGEVLVTGAAGGVGSVATALLAKLGYQVAAVTGRSTESDYLTSLGATRILPRSDFTEPGKPLVKEQWAGAVDVAGGQVLANVCAGMKYRSVVAACGLAAGMGFPATVAPFILRAVTLAGIDSVLCPVDDRREAWRRLATDLDHSLLDSMTQKVTLNDCIPVADRMLDGAVRGRVIVPIPDN
- a CDS encoding peroxidase-related enzyme (This protein belongs to a clade of uncharacterized proteins related to peroxidases such as the alkylhydroperoxidase AhpD.), which produces MTDTAAPSRFPIPELHDLPDDIRAKILTVQEKSGFIPNVFLMLAHRPDEFRAFFAYHDALMDKPGNLTKAEREMIVVATSGPNQCQYCVIAHGAILRIRAKDPLISDQVATNYRKADITDRQKAMLDFALKVSNEAYAVTEADFATLATHGLTEEDAWDIASISAFFGLSNRIANVTNLRPNVEFYTMGRG
- a CDS encoding LuxR C-terminal-related transcriptional regulator, encoding MLRLSAEQLTQPEPNIVTRWILTSLTSIIGITRSAPGGHRLRLSRRVAVSPVRRRSVQMATNSALPLELRSKVRATLGTLQKERAFDVLFSGGVSDTGVLLSEFAGTRSAVLQGLTIEPGLGAGGLAVVTNRPVRVNRYRTNRGITHHYLSAIVREGIQSLAVSPIIVHGRARGVIYGALRTSTHLGDRSLTLLESFTSRLSRELEVHEGADFRLRALGSEIDRLPGQRSLRESEALAETYLQLRDIAAEISDPGLRQRIHDVEHLLKSVEGPADGLAVQLTSREVDVLLCASVGYSNAEAARRLGLSPDTVKTYMRNLMAKLSVKTRHAAVVQARRHGLIP